From the genome of Phoenix dactylifera cultivar Barhee BC4 unplaced genomic scaffold, palm_55x_up_171113_PBpolish2nd_filt_p 000865F, whole genome shotgun sequence, one region includes:
- the LOC103719684 gene encoding polygalacturonase-like: MAKLITLFLLKLFLLCFLPRSNAVYDVLNFGAKADGKTDSAQAFLKAWTAACGSSSPATLHVPAGSFLLSQATFNGPCKNTAIKFSIHGTIAAPSNYTKFGASGKWIVFDDVEGVTISGGELDGRGADLWTCKLDGRSCPTGATSLTFSNSKNIVIDGLASVNSELYHIVILGCQGVRVQGVYITAAGNSPNTDGIHVQMSTGVSIVQATIKTGDDCISIGPGTSNLWIERVFCGPGHGISIGSLGKEGQGLQEEGVENVTVKSVVFAGTQNGVRIKTWATDVRGYVKGVVFFNALMRNVQNPIIIDQNYCPGNKNCPDQNSRVGISHVKYKNIRGTSATKDAVNFDCSPSNPCNGIRLKNIKLTYQNEQAKSKCKHAYGIATGSVIPPSCL; encoded by the exons ATGGCAAAGCTCATTACCTTGTTCCTGCTCAAACTTTTTCTCCTCTGCTTCCTACCAAGATCAAATGCAGTCTACGATGTGCTAAATTTTGGGGCGAAAGCTGACGGGAAGACTGACTCGGCGCAAGCATTCCTCAAAGCTTGGACGGCGGCGTGTGGCTCATCTTCCCCGGCCACCCTCCACGTGCCCGCCGGGAGTTTCCTACTTAGCCAGGCCACCTTCAATGGCCCATGCAAGAACACTGCGATCAAGTTTTCGATCCATGGCACGATCGCCGCGCCTTCGAACTACACCAAGTTCGGTGCCTCTGGGAAATGGATTGTGTTTGATGATGTCGAGGGCGTGACGATCAGCGGCGGCGAACTTGACGGAAGAGGGGCAGATCTGTGGACCTGCAAACTTGATGGCCGGAGCTGCCCAACCGGTGCAACT TCGCTGACCTTCAGCAACTCGAAGAACATTGTGATCGACGGCCTAGCGTCGGTCAACAGCGAGCTGTACCACATCGTCATCCTCGGCTGCCAAGGAGTGAGGGTTCAAGGTGTTTACATCACTGCGGCGGGGAACAGCCCGAACACCGACGGCATCCACGTTCAGATGTCCACCGGCGTCAGCATAGTTCAGGCCACCATCAAGACCGGCGATGACTGCATCTCCATTGGTCCTGGCACCTCCAACCTTTGGATCGAGCGTGTCTTCTGTGGACCCGGGCACGGCATCAG CATTGGGAGCTTAGGCAAGGAGGGGCAGGGACTTCAGGAGGAAGGCGTGGAGAACGTCACCGTAAAATCTGTCGTCTTTGCGGGCACTCAAAATGGGGTTAGGATTAAGACTTGGGCAACAGACGTTCGTGGCTATGTAAAAGGAGTTGTCTTTTTTAATGCATTAATGCGAAATGTCCAAAATCCTATCATCATTGATCAAAACTATTGCCCGGGAAACAAAAATTGCCCTGACCAG AACTCGAGAGTTGGAATCAGTCATGTGAAGTACAAAAACATTCGAGGGACCTCGGCAACAAAAGACGCTGTGAATTTTGATTGTAGTCCAAGCAATCCATGCAATGGAATTAGATTGAAGAACATTAAGCTCACCTATCAAAACGAACAAGCAAAATCTAAATGCAAGCATGCTTATGGAATTGCCACCGGTTCTGTCATCCCTCCAAGTTGTCTTTGA